GTGGGTGGCGTATTCTTAGCAGTACAAGGTGGATTAAACGCCCAACTAGGAGTACTTCTCAAAAACCCACTGCTGGCGTCGTTGGTCGTCTTTTTTACTAGTGCTTGCTATGCGCTATTAGTCGTAGCGGTTAGTGTTAAAGATGTACCGACTTTACCCCAACTAAGGCAGATTCCCTATCACCTATGGTTTACGGGAGGGTTGTGCAGTGTTTTGGGTATTGGACTATACTATTACACCATTCCCAAGTTGGGTATCTCCACCATGATCTCCCTTGGTTTATGTGGCCAACTTATTTTCTCAGTCATTGCGGGGCATTTCGGATGGTTTAACCTTCCTGTACAGCCGGTAGATTACCAGAAAACTATCGGTGTCATTGCTATGATTGTAGGTATTATATTAATCAATCGGTAACTCAGAAAGAAATATGGATATTATAAGGGAAAATATAGACAACCTGACATCTTTATGGATGACAGTGGGAAAAGAGATGGGGGCTTACCGCTCAGAATCTCATTTTAACTATAGCTATCTTCATTACTCAGAATGGCCTAATAAGTTATGGTTTCACACTGATGTTACTGAAGAAAATGTACTGGCTGCAAGAGAACAAA
This region of Tunicatimonas pelagia genomic DNA includes:
- a CDS encoding DMT family transporter yields the protein MNTIFLFALAFVGGVFLAVQGGLNAQLGVLLKNPLLASLVVFFTSACYALLVVAVSVKDVPTLPQLRQIPYHLWFTGGLCSVLGIGLYYYTIPKLGISTMISLGLCGQLIFSVIAGHFGWFNLPVQPVDYQKTIGVIAMIVGIILINR